A window from Mesorhizobium sp. WSM2240 encodes these proteins:
- a CDS encoding NAD-dependent succinate-semialdehyde dehydrogenase — protein MSAHFARPHRHDALDRLSDRRLLRELAYVDGHWTAGEAGHGFAVTDPASSETVAWVAALDAGQTKTAIDAAAKAFPKWKALLPQQRSAILRKWFELILAAKEDLALLMTLEQGKPLAESRGEIDYAASFVEWYAEEAKRLNAESVTSHLPGAEMMVRREPLGVVGVVTPWNFPSAMLTRKAAAALAAGCTIVAHPSSETPLSALALAELGERAGLPAGVFNVVTGDAATIVGRMCEDSRVRALSFTGSTQIGRLIAAQCAPTMKRLVMELGGHAPLIVFDDADLDRAVKIAIDAKFATSGQDCLAANRIYVQRGIYDAFCKAYAERIAALKAGAGLADNIDIGPLMHERAVVKVEEQIADAIERGARLVTGGRRHPAGKLFFQPTLLANVPDDALIMREETFGPVAAVTPFDTEAEVVARANDTEYGLVAYVVTENGARQLRMGRTLDYGMVAINRVKITGAPIPFGGVKQSGIGREGSRHGLEAFTDLKYLCLDAA, from the coding sequence CACGACGCTCTCGACCGGCTTTCCGACCGCCGGCTGCTGCGCGAACTCGCCTATGTCGACGGCCACTGGACGGCGGGCGAGGCCGGGCACGGCTTCGCCGTCACCGACCCTGCCAGCAGCGAAACCGTCGCCTGGGTCGCGGCGCTCGACGCCGGTCAGACCAAAACCGCGATCGACGCCGCAGCCAAGGCATTCCCGAAATGGAAAGCGCTGCTGCCGCAGCAGCGCTCGGCCATTCTACGAAAATGGTTCGAGCTGATTCTCGCCGCCAAGGAGGATCTGGCGCTGCTGATGACACTGGAACAGGGCAAGCCGCTGGCGGAATCGCGCGGCGAGATCGACTATGCCGCTTCCTTCGTCGAGTGGTATGCCGAGGAAGCAAAACGCCTAAACGCCGAGAGCGTGACCAGCCACCTGCCCGGCGCCGAAATGATGGTGCGGCGCGAACCGCTCGGCGTGGTCGGCGTCGTCACGCCCTGGAATTTTCCGTCCGCCATGCTGACCCGCAAGGCCGCCGCGGCGCTGGCAGCCGGCTGCACGATCGTCGCCCACCCCTCTTCCGAGACGCCGCTGTCGGCGCTGGCGCTGGCCGAGCTCGGCGAGCGCGCCGGCCTGCCGGCGGGTGTGTTCAACGTGGTCACCGGTGACGCGGCGACCATTGTGGGCCGGATGTGCGAGGATAGCCGCGTGCGCGCGCTTTCCTTCACCGGCTCGACCCAAATCGGCCGCCTGATCGCGGCGCAATGCGCCCCGACCATGAAGCGGCTGGTCATGGAACTGGGCGGGCATGCTCCGCTGATCGTCTTCGACGACGCCGATCTCGACCGCGCGGTTAAGATCGCCATCGACGCCAAGTTCGCCACCTCCGGCCAGGATTGCCTCGCCGCGAACCGCATCTACGTCCAGCGCGGCATCTACGACGCCTTCTGCAAGGCCTATGCCGAGCGGATCGCCGCTCTGAAGGCTGGCGCAGGCCTCGCGGACAATATCGACATCGGCCCGCTGATGCATGAGCGCGCCGTGGTCAAGGTCGAGGAGCAGATCGCCGACGCCATCGAGCGCGGCGCCCGGCTTGTCACCGGCGGCAGGCGGCACCCCGCTGGCAAATTGTTCTTCCAGCCGACACTGCTCGCCAATGTGCCGGATGACGCGCTGATCATGCGCGAGGAGACGTTTGGGCCGGTCGCGGCCGTCACGCCCTTCGACACGGAAGCGGAAGTCGTCGCCCGCGCCAACGACACCGAATACGGCTTGGTCGCCTATGTCGTGACCGAGAACGGCGCACGGCAATTGCGTATGGGCCGCACGCTGGACTACGGCATGGTCGCAATCAACCGCGTCAAGATCACCGGCGCGCCGATCCCGTTCGGTGGCGTGAAGCAGTCCGGCATCGGCCGAGAGGGCTCGCGCCATGGGCTCGAAGCCTTCACCGACCTGAAGTACCTTTGCCTGGATGCGGCGTGA
- a CDS encoding aspartate aminotransferase family protein, giving the protein MLDRSNELSAWDRDHFFHPSTHMGTHARGESPTRVISGGEGVYITDTNGRTSLDAFAGLYCVNVGYGRQKIADAIAEQAKNLAYYHAYVGHGTEASITLSKMIVDRAPKGMSRVYFGLSGSDANETNIKLIWYYNNVLGRPEKKKIISRWRGYHGSGVMTGSLTGLDLFHNAFDLPRAPILHTEAPYYFRRADRSMSEEQFSQYCADKLEEMILAEGPETVAAFIGEPILGTGGIVPPPAGYWEKIQAVLKKYDVLLVADEVVTGFGRLGTMFGSDHYGMKPDLITIAKGLTSAYAPLSGVIVSDKVWQVLVQGSDKLGSLGHGWTYSAHPICVAAGVANLELIDEMDLVKNAGETGAYFRAELAKAVGGHRHVGEVRGDGLMAAVEFVADRDDRVFFDPAQKIGPQIAAALAERGVIGRAMPQGDILGFAPPLCLTKQEADVVVEKTADAVKAVFATSNSE; this is encoded by the coding sequence ATGCTCGACCGCTCGAACGAACTTTCCGCCTGGGATCGCGACCACTTCTTCCATCCCTCGACCCATATGGGCACGCACGCTCGCGGGGAGTCGCCGACGCGGGTGATTTCGGGCGGCGAAGGCGTCTACATCACCGACACCAACGGCCGCACCAGCCTCGACGCGTTTGCCGGGCTCTATTGCGTCAATGTCGGCTATGGCCGCCAGAAGATTGCCGACGCCATCGCCGAGCAGGCGAAGAACCTCGCCTACTATCACGCCTATGTCGGCCACGGCACGGAAGCCTCGATCACGCTTTCCAAGATGATCGTCGACCGCGCGCCGAAGGGCATGTCCAGGGTCTATTTCGGCCTGTCCGGCTCGGACGCCAACGAAACCAATATCAAGCTGATCTGGTACTACAACAACGTGCTCGGCCGGCCGGAGAAGAAGAAGATCATCTCACGCTGGCGCGGCTATCACGGTTCGGGCGTCATGACCGGCTCGCTCACCGGCCTCGACCTCTTCCACAACGCCTTCGACCTGCCGCGCGCGCCGATCCTGCACACCGAAGCGCCTTATTATTTCCGCCGCGCCGACCGCTCCATGAGCGAGGAGCAGTTCTCTCAATACTGCGCCGACAAGCTCGAGGAGATGATCCTGGCCGAAGGGCCGGAGACTGTCGCCGCGTTCATCGGCGAGCCGATCCTCGGCACCGGCGGCATCGTGCCGCCCCCGGCGGGCTATTGGGAAAAGATCCAGGCGGTGCTGAAGAAGTACGACGTGCTTCTGGTCGCCGACGAGGTCGTCACCGGCTTCGGCCGCCTCGGCACCATGTTCGGCTCCGATCATTATGGCATGAAGCCGGACCTGATCACCATCGCCAAGGGCCTCACCTCGGCCTATGCGCCGCTTTCCGGCGTCATCGTCTCCGACAAGGTCTGGCAGGTGCTGGTCCAGGGTTCCGACAAGCTCGGCTCGCTCGGCCATGGCTGGACCTATTCGGCGCACCCGATCTGCGTGGCGGCCGGCGTCGCCAATCTCGAACTGATCGACGAGATGGATCTGGTGAAGAATGCCGGCGAGACGGGTGCATATTTCCGTGCCGAACTCGCAAAAGCCGTCGGCGGCCACAGACACGTCGGCGAGGTGCGCGGCGACGGGCTGATGGCGGCGGTGGAATTCGTCGCCGACCGCGACGACCGCGTGTTCTTCGATCCGGCCCAGAAGATCGGCCCGCAGATCGCCGCCGCCCTTGCGGAGCGCGGCGTCATCGGCCGTGCCATGCCGCAGGGCGACATTCTCGGCTTCGCCCCGCCGCTCTGCTTGACCAAGCAGGAAGCGGATGTGGTGGTGGAGAAGACGGCGGACGCGGTGAAGGCTGTGTTTGCCACGTCTAATTCTGAATAG
- a CDS encoding alcohol dehydrogenase family protein, producing MTTNPLPSTMAAVLLTGHGGLDKLEYRTDVPVPSPAPGEVLVEVTACGMNNTDVWVRQGAYGTEEDATAVSTWRRQGNTLTFPRIQGTDTVGRIVAVGEGVPESRIGERVMVDFSIYNRDDDSLADIDYMGHGRDGGYAEYQTLPAENAHVVRTDLSDVELATFCCAYLTGEQMLERAGLKAGERVLVTGASGGVGSGIVQLARARGAIPYAIVGPGKEQAVKDIGAEAVITRGVPDLLAAVNEAAAGQVIDVVADLVGGAIFNDLLRILRPEGRYTTAGAIAGPVVQLDLRTMYLKQLQLHGSSQGTRADFRRIVRYIEEGKIRPLVGGVYPLSDFHRAQSDFMAKDFVGKLVVVPDRKRV from the coding sequence ATGACCACCAATCCCCTTCCCTCCACAATGGCCGCCGTTCTGCTCACGGGACATGGCGGGCTCGACAAACTCGAATACCGCACCGATGTCCCTGTCCCCTCGCCCGCGCCGGGCGAGGTGCTGGTCGAGGTGACTGCCTGCGGCATGAACAACACCGATGTCTGGGTGCGCCAGGGCGCATACGGCACCGAGGAAGACGCCACGGCGGTCTCGACCTGGCGGCGGCAGGGCAACACCCTGACCTTCCCGCGCATCCAGGGCACCGATACGGTAGGCCGGATCGTAGCCGTCGGCGAAGGCGTGCCGGAGAGCCGCATCGGCGAGCGCGTGATGGTCGATTTCTCGATCTACAACCGCGACGATGATTCCCTTGCCGACATCGACTATATGGGCCACGGCCGCGACGGCGGTTACGCAGAATACCAGACGCTGCCAGCCGAGAACGCCCATGTCGTCCGCACCGATCTCTCCGACGTCGAACTTGCGACTTTTTGCTGCGCTTATCTGACCGGCGAGCAGATGCTGGAGCGCGCCGGCCTGAAGGCCGGAGAGCGCGTGCTGGTCACCGGCGCTTCCGGCGGGGTGGGCTCGGGCATCGTCCAGCTTGCCCGCGCCCGCGGCGCGATCCCCTATGCGATCGTCGGTCCCGGCAAGGAACAGGCGGTGAAGGATATCGGCGCGGAAGCCGTTATCACGCGCGGCGTTCCCGACCTGCTAGCGGCGGTGAATGAGGCGGCCGCTGGACAAGTCATCGACGTCGTCGCCGATCTGGTCGGCGGTGCGATCTTCAACGACCTGCTGCGCATCCTGCGCCCGGAAGGCCGCTACACGACGGCCGGCGCAATCGCCGGGCCGGTGGTGCAGTTGGACCTTAGGACGATGTATCTGAAGCAACTGCAACTGCACGGGTCGAGCCAGGGCACGCGGGCGGACTTCCGCCGCATCGTCCGCTACATCGAGGAAGGCAAGATCAGGCCGCTGGTCGGCGGCGTCTATCCGCTGTCGGATTTCCACCGCGCGCAGAGCGACTTCATGGCCAAGGATTTCGTTGGCAAGCTGGTCGTCGTGCCGGACAGAAAGCGCGTCTAA
- a CDS encoding gluconokinase — protein MEMKPAPDQTGSAGLAPAVVVMGVSGCGKSVVGAALAEALGCRFIEGDQLHPPENVARMAGGQPLTDAHRAGWLDAVGAKLNKAARTGNGGVAACSALKRSYRDRLRRFCPGLVFIHLAIDKGTARQRVGRRKGHFMPATLVDSQFADLEPPTGDEAALTLDGTRPVAELVAEAAEFLKATAAAKGG, from the coding sequence ATGGAAATGAAACCGGCGCCCGATCAGACGGGTTCGGCCGGCCTCGCGCCGGCCGTGGTAGTGATGGGCGTCTCCGGGTGCGGCAAGTCGGTGGTTGGGGCCGCGCTCGCCGAAGCGCTCGGCTGCCGCTTCATTGAAGGCGACCAACTGCATCCGCCCGAAAACGTCGCTCGCATGGCGGGCGGCCAGCCGCTGACCGACGCGCATCGCGCTGGCTGGCTCGACGCGGTTGGCGCGAAATTGAATAAGGCGGCGCGAACCGGAAATGGCGGCGTCGCTGCCTGCTCGGCGCTGAAGCGATCCTATCGCGACCGCCTGCGGCGGTTCTGCCCAGGCCTCGTCTTCATCCATCTGGCGATCGACAAAGGGACTGCGAGGCAGCGCGTCGGCCGCCGCAAGGGGCATTTCATGCCGGCCACGCTGGTCGACAGCCAGTTCGCCGACCTCGAGCCGCCGACAGGAGACGAGGCCGCGCTGACCCTCGACGGCACGCGGCCAGTAGCGGAGCTTGTCGCCGAGGCCGCCGAATTCCTCAAAGCTACGGCTGCCGCCAAAGGCGGTTGA
- a CDS encoding ABC transporter permease, translating into MTDTTTARIASRMPGFLRRADPAVATAFACIILLLIFGSLYSTSFLSPEYLLQQLKVASFLGVIASGMMLVILLGQIDLSVPWVVAVGAMMACAAAAHGTAGMVLAIPFGIACGVLIGLVNGIGVAYLRIPSMIITLATNAVAQGLMVVHTGGFSPQDSASAAMRWLATGFLLPGVPNAVVVWAIVGAAMVFVLTRTTFGRAVYAIGNRERAAYLSGVDTRRIVMIAFAVSGGLSAFGGVLLAGYASKAAQAMGDAYLLPAIAAVVLGGTSILGGRGSYLGTVAGVILITLLQSILSVMQMPEAGRQVIYGVVIIGMLLLYGRAPASR; encoded by the coding sequence ATGACAGATACTACCACCGCCCGCATCGCCAGTCGCATGCCCGGCTTCCTGCGCCGCGCCGATCCTGCGGTCGCCACCGCCTTTGCCTGCATCATCCTCTTGCTGATTTTCGGCAGCCTCTATTCGACCAGTTTCCTGTCGCCGGAATACCTGCTGCAGCAGCTCAAGGTGGCGTCCTTTCTCGGCGTCATCGCGTCGGGCATGATGCTCGTCATCCTGCTCGGCCAGATCGACCTGTCCGTGCCCTGGGTGGTCGCGGTCGGCGCGATGATGGCGTGCGCGGCCGCCGCACACGGCACTGCCGGCATGGTACTGGCCATCCCGTTCGGAATCGCCTGCGGCGTGCTGATCGGCCTCGTCAACGGCATCGGCGTCGCCTATCTGCGCATCCCGTCGATGATCATCACGCTCGCCACCAACGCCGTCGCGCAAGGGCTGATGGTCGTCCATACCGGCGGATTTTCGCCGCAGGATTCCGCCTCGGCCGCGATGCGCTGGCTCGCCACCGGCTTTCTTCTGCCGGGCGTACCCAACGCCGTCGTGGTGTGGGCGATCGTCGGCGCGGCCATGGTGTTCGTCCTGACCCGCACGACATTCGGCCGCGCGGTCTACGCCATCGGCAATCGCGAGCGCGCCGCCTATCTTTCCGGCGTAGACACGCGGCGAATCGTCATGATCGCATTCGCCGTCTCCGGCGGGCTCTCGGCCTTCGGCGGAGTGCTCCTGGCCGGCTATGCTTCCAAGGCGGCGCAGGCCATGGGCGACGCCTACCTGCTGCCGGCCATCGCCGCCGTCGTGCTCGGCGGCACCTCGATCCTCGGCGGCCGCGGTTCCTATCTCGGAACCGTCGCCGGCGTCATCCTCATCACCTTGCTGCAGTCGATCCTGTCGGTTATGCAGATGCCCGAAGCGGGACGTCAGGTGATCTATGGCGTCGTCATCATCGGCATGCTGCTGCTCTACGGGCGCGCGCCGGCCAGCAGGTGA
- a CDS encoding ABC transporter permease: protein MKDWRYWAAEQRGTLLALGIFVAMFILYTANHPAGLTANVVQTASNKGVLLAFVAMAQTLVVITAGIDLSVGMIFILTNCLASWLVVGTPMETALGVAAVLLVGVLCGAINGAIVIFGRLQPIVATIATGAVYFGIALMLRPFPGGSVNEDLADALTGRLFGVVPASLVTLIAVVLVVWIPFRRSLTGRAAYAAGSSEVAAYMSGVPIRRAKFMAYTLGGLLASIGGLFLTFFTYTGEAALASGNAYTLFSIAAVVLGGVSLFGGKGSAIGAIFGAFAFRTIGDLLFVFDLDPLWQPLFQGVVLLVAVSVGAFALFRVKNRLEWFG from the coding sequence ATGAAGGACTGGCGCTACTGGGCGGCCGAACAGCGCGGCACGCTGCTCGCGCTCGGCATTTTCGTCGCGATGTTCATTCTCTACACGGCGAACCACCCCGCCGGGTTGACCGCAAATGTGGTGCAGACCGCCTCCAACAAGGGCGTGCTGCTCGCTTTCGTGGCGATGGCGCAGACGCTTGTGGTCATCACCGCCGGCATCGATCTTTCGGTCGGGATGATCTTCATCCTGACGAACTGCCTGGCCTCGTGGCTGGTCGTCGGAACGCCGATGGAAACCGCCCTCGGCGTCGCGGCCGTGCTCCTCGTCGGCGTGCTCTGCGGCGCGATCAACGGCGCTATCGTCATCTTCGGCCGGCTCCAGCCGATCGTCGCGACCATCGCTACCGGTGCCGTCTATTTTGGCATTGCGCTGATGCTGCGGCCGTTTCCCGGCGGCTCCGTCAACGAGGATTTGGCCGACGCGCTGACCGGCCGCCTTTTCGGCGTGGTGCCGGCGAGCCTGGTCACGCTGATTGCCGTCGTGCTGGTGGTCTGGATCCCGTTCCGGCGTTCGCTGACCGGTCGTGCGGCCTATGCCGCCGGCTCCTCCGAAGTCGCGGCCTATATGTCGGGTGTGCCGATCCGGCGGGCAAAGTTCATGGCTTACACGCTTGGCGGGCTCTTGGCCTCGATTGGCGGGCTGTTCCTGACCTTCTTCACCTATACGGGCGAGGCGGCGCTTGCCAGCGGCAACGCCTATACGCTGTTTTCTATTGCCGCCGTCGTGCTCGGCGGCGTGTCCCTGTTCGGCGGCAAGGGCAGCGCCATCGGCGCGATCTTCGGAGCATTCGCGTTCCGCACCATCGGCGACCTGCTGTTCGTCTTTGATCTCGATCCGCTCTGGCAGCCCCTGTTCCAGGGGGTGGTGTTGCTCGTGGCGGTCAGCGTCGGCGCATTCGCGCTGTTCAGGGTCAAGAACCGGCTGGAGTGGTTCGGATGA
- a CDS encoding sugar ABC transporter ATP-binding protein has product MEAGPAEAAVPLFQMEGVSKRYGGVRALEQAELRVYAGRIHAILGENGAGKSTLIKVMAGVVAPDEGRMTLAGNEISFASPAEANRAGIACIFQELSLIPDLSVADNIVISDPPRKFGMIDRKAQRRIAEEALARAGAADIHPHALVKDLPLSRRQMVEIAKALARKPRILILDEATSALTAADVSKVFAVLKRLRSEGLALLYISHRMHEIAELADECTVFRNGRNVATYKAGSKSDNEVVALMIGREYSHIFPPKPPAADDSRPPVLECRNLGWNGRLRDISLSVRAGEVIGLGGLDGQGQRELLLALFGVLRGVSGEILIDGRPASISSPSAARAEGIGMALIPEDRKTEGLMLPMSVRENLSFAALDRVSSGGVIDRDAEQRLIDEMVRLLAIRTAGVDIPVGALSGGNQQKVVIAKWLMRKPRIILLNDPTRGIDVGTKQELYQLLRQLADAGAAIIFYSTDYDELIGCCDRVLVLYDGAIKRELAGDEITERALIASALNIKGAEAGVAMGAGA; this is encoded by the coding sequence ATGGAGGCAGGTCCGGCGGAGGCTGCCGTTCCGCTCTTCCAGATGGAAGGCGTCTCGAAACGCTATGGCGGCGTTCGGGCGCTGGAACAGGCCGAACTTCGCGTCTATGCCGGCCGCATCCATGCCATCCTGGGCGAGAACGGGGCCGGCAAGTCGACGCTCATCAAGGTCATGGCCGGAGTCGTCGCGCCGGACGAGGGCCGCATGACACTGGCCGGCAACGAGATCTCCTTCGCCTCTCCGGCCGAGGCCAACCGAGCGGGAATCGCCTGTATCTTCCAGGAATTGTCGCTGATCCCCGATCTCAGCGTCGCCGACAACATCGTCATTTCCGACCCGCCGAGAAAGTTCGGGATGATCGACCGCAAGGCGCAGCGCAGAATCGCCGAGGAAGCGCTGGCGCGTGCGGGTGCGGCCGACATCCATCCGCACGCGCTGGTCAAGGACCTGCCGCTCTCGCGCCGGCAGATGGTGGAAATCGCCAAGGCTCTGGCGCGCAAGCCGCGCATCCTGATCCTCGACGAGGCTACCTCGGCGCTGACTGCGGCCGACGTGTCGAAGGTGTTCGCCGTGCTGAAGCGGCTGCGCTCGGAGGGCCTCGCGCTTCTCTACATCTCTCACCGCATGCACGAGATCGCCGAACTCGCCGACGAATGCACCGTGTTCCGCAACGGGCGTAACGTCGCCACCTACAAGGCCGGCAGCAAGTCCGACAACGAAGTCGTCGCACTGATGATCGGCCGCGAATACAGCCACATCTTCCCGCCAAAGCCGCCGGCCGCCGACGACAGTCGTCCGCCGGTGCTCGAATGCCGCAATCTTGGCTGGAACGGCCGGCTGCGCGATATCTCGCTGTCGGTCAGGGCGGGCGAGGTGATCGGCCTCGGCGGGCTCGACGGGCAGGGGCAGCGCGAACTGCTTTTGGCCCTGTTCGGCGTTTTGCGCGGCGTTTCGGGCGAGATACTGATAGACGGCCGGCCGGCGTCGATCTCCAGTCCTTCGGCGGCCCGCGCCGAAGGGATCGGCATGGCGCTGATCCCGGAGGACCGAAAGACCGAGGGCCTGATGCTGCCGATGAGCGTGCGCGAGAACCTCTCCTTCGCCGCGCTCGACCGCGTCTCCAGCGGCGGCGTCATCGACCGCGACGCCGAGCAGCGGCTGATCGACGAGATGGTTCGCCTGCTCGCCATCCGCACCGCGGGCGTCGACATTCCGGTTGGCGCGCTTTCAGGCGGCAATCAGCAGAAGGTGGTGATCGCCAAATGGCTGATGCGCAAACCGCGCATCATCCTGCTCAACGATCCGACGCGCGGTATCGATGTCGGCACCAAGCAGGAGCTTTATCAGCTGCTTCGTCAGCTTGCCGACGCCGGCGCCGCGATCATCTTCTATTCCACCGACTATGACGAACTGATCGGCTGCTGCGACCGTGTGCTCGTCCTCTATGACGGCGCCATCAAGCGCGAACTGGCGGGCGATGAGATCACCGAGCGGGCGCTGATCGCCAGCGCGCTCAACATCAAGGGTGCGGAGGCCGGGGTGGCGATGGGAGCGGGCGCATGA
- a CDS encoding sugar ABC transporter substrate-binding protein translates to MIRTVLGGIVAATALVMLNTTAMAEPEIVSGPSAEPECFAPWSADTKFLKYPKKEGPFRIALANGYIANTWRIQMIQTAKAYAAQPEVAAKLKEFKVVSTGEDVPAQISAINNFIDSGYDAIVVNAQNPTAFAPVIKRAKDAGVVLVAFDNILDTEDAINVNVDQKGLGVLWANWLIKHLPEGGKVLEVRGVAGTSVDTDRHNGIHETFAASGKKWEVVEVLGKWDDPTAQKATADAIAVHKTFDGITAQGGDTGVVQAMIDAKHPWVPIGAETENGFRKFCAKFSADGLKCSSAGTGPAQVAVAIKTAIAALEGNVVPQSVKLPLAIVEDPNFKENEDYFPDQSDNFFVGNSFPTCGINFTAQEIMGQTEANQ, encoded by the coding sequence ATGATCAGAACCGTTCTCGGCGGCATCGTTGCCGCCACTGCACTCGTCATGCTGAATACGACGGCCATGGCCGAGCCGGAAATCGTGAGCGGCCCGTCCGCCGAGCCGGAATGTTTCGCTCCATGGTCTGCCGATACCAAATTCCTGAAATACCCGAAGAAGGAAGGCCCGTTCCGGATCGCGCTCGCCAACGGCTACATCGCCAACACCTGGCGCATCCAGATGATCCAGACGGCCAAGGCCTATGCGGCGCAGCCGGAGGTCGCGGCCAAGCTCAAGGAGTTCAAGGTCGTCTCCACCGGCGAGGACGTGCCGGCGCAGATTTCGGCGATCAACAACTTCATCGATTCAGGCTATGACGCGATCGTCGTCAACGCCCAGAACCCGACCGCCTTCGCGCCCGTCATCAAGCGCGCAAAAGATGCGGGCGTTGTCCTCGTGGCCTTCGACAACATCCTCGACACGGAAGACGCCATTAACGTCAATGTCGACCAGAAGGGCCTTGGCGTGCTGTGGGCGAACTGGCTGATCAAGCATCTGCCGGAAGGCGGCAAGGTGCTCGAAGTGCGCGGCGTCGCCGGGACTTCGGTCGACACGGACCGCCACAACGGCATCCACGAGACCTTCGCGGCCTCCGGCAAGAAGTGGGAAGTGGTCGAGGTGCTCGGCAAGTGGGACGACCCGACAGCGCAGAAGGCGACAGCCGACGCGATCGCCGTGCACAAGACGTTCGACGGCATCACCGCGCAGGGCGGCGATACCGGCGTGGTGCAGGCGATGATCGACGCCAAGCATCCCTGGGTGCCGATCGGCGCCGAGACCGAAAACGGCTTCCGCAAATTCTGCGCCAAATTCTCGGCCGATGGTCTGAAGTGCTCCTCTGCGGGCACCGGGCCGGCGCAGGTCGCCGTCGCCATCAAAACGGCCATCGCGGCCCTGGAAGGCAATGTCGTTCCCCAGTCGGTCAAGCTGCCGCTGGCGATCGTCGAGGATCCGAACTTCAAGGAGAACGAGGACTACTTCCCCGACCAGTCCGACAATTTCTTCGTCGGCAATTCCTTCCCGACCTGCGGCATCAATTTTACCGCGCAGGAGATCATGGGCCAGACGGAAGCGAACCAGTAA
- a CDS encoding LacI family DNA-binding transcriptional regulator → MPQDESGPDAELVKPRARRGGGRPTIADVALRAGVGAITVSRALREPGRVSPELRSQVAAAVAELGYVPDRNARALASARADVVGVLVPSLTNNVFAEVVRGIYDGLGDSHLQVQIGNTHYSGLEEERLLQVFLSQRPSALIVSGIDQTPTARALLEDAGCPVVQIMETGPDPVDMMVGFSHFEGGRAVTRHLAEAGYRNIGFIGARMDPRSQRRLAGYRAAMENAGIFDPRLVTTTASPSSVSLGRDLLREARAKMPALDAVFCNNDDLALGVLFECHGAGLAVPATIGIAGFNDLEMMQAAFPPITSVRTHRYEIGRRAVSMARAAISGERPPQPVVDVGFELMPRKSTKRAG, encoded by the coding sequence ATGCCGCAGGATGAGAGTGGGCCGGACGCAGAACTGGTGAAGCCGCGCGCTCGCCGCGGCGGCGGCCGCCCAACCATTGCCGATGTGGCGCTACGCGCCGGCGTCGGCGCCATCACCGTCTCGCGGGCGCTACGCGAGCCGGGGCGCGTCTCGCCGGAATTGCGCAGCCAGGTTGCCGCCGCCGTCGCGGAATTGGGCTACGTGCCTGACCGCAACGCCCGCGCGCTGGCCTCCGCCCGCGCCGACGTCGTCGGCGTGCTGGTGCCGTCGCTCACCAACAATGTGTTCGCGGAAGTGGTGCGCGGCATCTATGACGGGCTGGGCGATAGCCATCTTCAGGTCCAGATCGGCAATACGCATTATTCCGGGCTGGAAGAGGAGCGCCTGCTGCAGGTATTTCTCAGCCAGCGGCCGTCGGCGCTGATCGTCTCCGGCATCGACCAGACGCCGACCGCCCGCGCGTTGCTGGAAGACGCAGGCTGCCCGGTCGTCCAGATCATGGAGACCGGCCCCGATCCGGTCGACATGATGGTCGGGTTTTCGCATTTCGAAGGCGGGCGGGCAGTGACCCGCCACCTGGCCGAGGCCGGCTATCGAAATATCGGCTTCATCGGAGCGCGGATGGATCCGCGTTCGCAGCGCCGCCTGGCGGGTTACCGGGCGGCGATGGAGAACGCCGGCATATTCGACCCGCGGCTCGTCACCACCACGGCCTCACCCTCCAGCGTGTCGCTCGGGCGCGACCTGCTTCGCGAGGCGCGGGCGAAGATGCCGGCGCTCGACGCCGTCTTCTGCAACAATGACGATCTTGCCCTCGGCGTGCTTTTCGAATGCCACGGCGCCGGGCTCGCGGTTCCCGCCACCATAGGCATCGCCGGCTTCAACGATCTCGAGATGATGCAGGCTGCGTTTCCGCCGATAACCAGCGTCAGGACGCACCGCTACGAAATCGGCAGGCGGGCTGTGAGCATGGCCCGGGCGGCAATTTCGGGCGAGCGGCCGCCGCAACCAGTGGTCGATGTCGGCTTCGAGCTGATGCCGCGCAAAAGCACGAAACGGGCCGGCTGA
- a CDS encoding Lrp/AsnC family transcriptional regulator, with protein MIGNMENIDSFDLKILTCLQNDGTISQRDLADRVGLSQNACWRRLQRLKASGLVLGSRTNIDLAALGLDLTVFVMIRTRHHSKEWADSFRKHVERLPEVIDFYRIGGDWDYLVKVVTRGMAGYDAFYQRLITNFDLATVTGFFSMEAIVENRAADLTRLR; from the coding sequence ATGATCGGTAATATGGAAAACATCGATAGCTTTGATCTGAAAATCCTGACCTGCCTGCAAAATGACGGAACCATTTCGCAGCGGGACCTGGCGGATCGGGTCGGTCTTTCCCAAAATGCCTGCTGGCGCAGGCTGCAGAGGCTGAAGGCCAGCGGCCTCGTTCTCGGCTCGCGGACCAATATCGATCTGGCCGCGCTGGGCCTCGACCTTACGGTTTTCGTCATGATCCGCACTCGCCATCACTCGAAGGAGTGGGCCGACAGCTTCCGCAAGCACGTCGAACGCCTGCCGGAAGTCATAGACTTCTACCGGATCGGCGGCGACTGGGATTATCTCGTGAAGGTTGTGACCAGGGGCATGGCCGGCTACGACGCGTTTTACCAGCGGCTCATCACCAATTTCGACCTCGCCACGGTGACCGGCTTCTTTTCCATGGAAGCTATCGTCGAGAACAGGGCGGCCGACCTCACCCGGTTGCGATGA